The following are encoded in a window of Leptospira selangorensis genomic DNA:
- a CDS encoding FliI/YscN family ATPase, whose protein sequence is MIEKKFHEKVDVISKYFLILDRTETIRKSGRVVRVSGNVIYSEGPPDSKIGEIMEVQKAGTEGYLQCEIVGFENHVYTLMPLGPVEGVYPDAFVFSSGRSLNVPVGKELLGRVLNGVGRPIDKKGLIITSEEKSPEGESINPLDRPVIRDILLTGVRAIDGILTVGRGQRLGIFSGSGVGKSSLLGMIARFTNADVNVIALVGERGREVNEFLERDLGKEGLARSVVFAATSDAPKMEQVNCALLATSVAEYFREQGLHVNLMMDSLTRFAHANREISVSNHEPPITRGFSSSVFTKLAKLVERSGTSKSGGSITGFYTVLTDTDEMEDPIADAVRGYIDGHIILSRKMAERNHYPAIDIPASLSRVMQSIVEEDQFMRAGMIRELISTYNSVEELILLNAYVRGSDPKVDLAIRKKDKIDSYLKQRLMERSLFPQTVSGLRDILKEEREEEEF, encoded by the coding sequence ATGATAGAGAAGAAGTTTCACGAAAAGGTAGACGTCATCTCCAAGTATTTCCTGATCTTGGACCGCACGGAAACTATCCGCAAATCCGGGCGTGTCGTTCGTGTCTCCGGAAACGTAATTTATTCAGAAGGCCCTCCGGACTCCAAGATCGGAGAGATAATGGAAGTCCAAAAAGCAGGAACAGAAGGTTACCTGCAATGCGAGATTGTTGGTTTCGAAAATCATGTATATACACTAATGCCTCTCGGCCCTGTAGAAGGTGTATATCCTGACGCTTTCGTGTTTTCTTCGGGAAGAAGTTTGAATGTTCCTGTGGGAAAAGAACTACTCGGACGCGTACTAAATGGTGTAGGACGTCCTATCGACAAAAAAGGGCTCATCATCACTTCTGAAGAAAAATCTCCGGAAGGAGAAAGTATCAATCCACTGGATAGACCTGTGATCCGGGACATTCTTCTTACCGGGGTAAGAGCTATAGATGGAATTTTAACAGTAGGACGAGGACAAAGATTAGGGATCTTCTCCGGATCCGGCGTAGGAAAGTCCAGCTTACTAGGTATGATCGCAAGGTTCACTAACGCAGATGTAAACGTGATCGCACTTGTGGGAGAACGAGGCAGAGAGGTGAACGAATTTTTAGAGAGAGACTTAGGAAAAGAAGGTCTCGCAAGATCTGTAGTATTTGCCGCAACCTCCGATGCACCTAAGATGGAACAGGTAAACTGCGCCCTACTCGCCACTTCTGTTGCGGAATATTTTAGAGAACAAGGACTTCATGTAAACTTAATGATGGATTCCTTAACCAGGTTTGCACATGCTAATAGAGAGATCTCTGTTTCTAACCATGAACCTCCGATCACAAGAGGTTTTAGTTCATCTGTTTTTACTAAATTAGCAAAACTTGTAGAACGTTCCGGTACTTCTAAATCCGGAGGAAGTATCACCGGGTTTTATACTGTCTTAACTGACACCGACGAGATGGAAGATCCGATCGCAGACGCAGTCCGTGGTTATATAGACGGTCACATCATCCTTTCGCGTAAAATGGCTGAAAGAAACCATTATCCTGCAATTGATATCCCTGCCTCTCTTTCCAGGGTAATGCAATCTATAGTTGAGGAAGACCAGTTCATGAGAGCCGGTATGATCAGAGAACTTATCTCCACTTATAATTCAGTGGAAGAATTGATCTTATTGAATGCATACGTAAGAGGATCAGACCCTAAAGTGGATCTTGCCATTCGCAAAAAAGATAAGATAGATTCTTATCTAAAACAAAGACTTATGGAAAGAAGTCTTTTCCCGCAAACAGTTAGCGGCTTAAGAGATATCTTAAAAGAAGAAAGAGAAGAAGAGGAATTTTAA
- the fliH gene encoding flagellar assembly protein FliH: MAKLVFKPIQIADMQDQVELQIPDKYKKFHRDEDAEEFEVDQEGNIIEQYQGPSIEEIEAELNRYKEETEENIKTMLEDSRRKSEEIEEEGRKKAFQMIQDSKEKIKLEEDSGKAKAEQILERAKMEAERMIKEAEMKTAEIEHEAYLKGFEAGREVGFRKGQGEVRRLIDRLGTIVGKAIDIRAELIQASEKQMVEMILIIARKIIKDEIIERKEIVLNNIREALKRIKDRDRVDIRVNFADLEITTAHKDELIKLMESLRKVNIYEDSRVDRGGVIIETDVGAIDARISTQLKEIEEAIRNAEPI; the protein is encoded by the coding sequence ATGGCAAAACTAGTCTTCAAACCTATCCAAATCGCGGACATGCAGGATCAGGTAGAGCTGCAAATTCCGGATAAATATAAAAAATTCCATAGGGACGAAGACGCCGAAGAGTTCGAAGTCGACCAAGAAGGAAATATTATAGAGCAATACCAAGGCCCTTCTATTGAAGAGATCGAGGCAGAGCTCAACCGTTATAAAGAAGAAACGGAAGAAAATATCAAAACAATGCTCGAGGACTCCCGCCGTAAGTCGGAGGAGATCGAGGAAGAAGGCCGTAAAAAAGCCTTCCAAATGATCCAGGATTCCAAAGAGAAGATCAAACTCGAAGAGGATTCCGGTAAAGCCAAAGCGGAACAGATCTTGGAAAGAGCCAAGATGGAAGCCGAAAGAATGATCAAAGAAGCCGAGATGAAAACGGCAGAGATCGAACACGAGGCTTACTTAAAAGGATTCGAGGCAGGACGAGAAGTAGGTTTCAGAAAAGGACAAGGAGAAGTTCGACGCCTTATCGACCGTCTCGGAACCATCGTTGGTAAAGCGATCGATATCCGTGCGGAACTCATCCAAGCATCCGAAAAACAAATGGTGGAGATGATCCTGATCATCGCTCGTAAGATCATCAAAGACGAGATCATAGAACGTAAAGAAATCGTACTCAATAATATCAGAGAAGCCCTGAAACGAATCAAGGACAGGGACCGTGTGGATATCCGAGTCAACTTTGCGGACTTGGAAATCACCACAGCTCACAAAGACGAACTTATCAAACTTATGGAGTCTCTTCGCAAGGTCAATATCTACGAAGACTCTCGCGTCGACAGAGGCGGGGTCATCATCGAAACAGATGTTGGTGCCATCGATGCAAGGATCTCCACGCAGCTCAAAGAAATCGAAGAAGCAATTCGAAATGCGGAGCCGATCTAA
- a CDS encoding FliG C-terminal domain-containing protein: MSILSGKRNRAGQLLRILGEHLPPEVFRHLGPQDTSKLLESFHKSGKLEAKQERELLGTFLQGLSGVPKEGIDRDTLALIQELETILKEDLVSEPEWSEELKAYTKEELSKIVAGESSDRIALIFCYADPDTSARVLEEFPEETQEEILLSIRNLDLSSVGLLDSLERFLRFKREVLKSPDSGVPTRDKGGKRAAELLGKLDPQDSQKLFSRIREKSQSFAENINKHFFRMEDLMDLSREALNKFMGEIHPIVTATAFKGTEPETKQVLLERLAPTLASSIRLEEDSMGPVSLAEIETAQNGLLEIFKESVESGRIKFRRKN; the protein is encoded by the coding sequence ATGAGTATCCTGTCCGGAAAAAGAAACCGGGCGGGACAGCTCCTCCGAATCCTGGGGGAGCATCTTCCCCCGGAAGTGTTTCGCCACCTTGGGCCTCAGGACACATCGAAACTTTTAGAAAGTTTTCACAAGTCCGGCAAACTAGAAGCGAAACAAGAAAGAGAACTTTTAGGGACCTTCTTACAGGGACTCTCGGGAGTACCAAAAGAAGGAATCGACCGAGATACCTTGGCCTTAATCCAAGAACTCGAAACTATCCTGAAAGAAGATTTAGTTTCAGAACCGGAATGGTCCGAGGAACTCAAAGCTTATACCAAAGAAGAACTTTCCAAGATCGTAGCTGGAGAGTCCTCAGACAGAATAGCTCTTATCTTTTGCTACGCGGATCCGGATACTTCTGCCAGAGTACTGGAAGAATTCCCGGAAGAGACCCAGGAGGAGATCCTACTTTCGATCCGAAATTTGGACCTTTCTTCTGTGGGACTTTTGGACTCTTTGGAGAGGTTTTTACGCTTCAAAAGAGAAGTCCTCAAATCGCCTGATTCAGGAGTTCCTACCAGGGACAAGGGCGGCAAAAGAGCCGCGGAACTTTTGGGGAAATTGGACCCTCAAGATTCCCAGAAATTATTCTCCAGGATACGCGAAAAGAGCCAGTCGTTTGCCGAAAATATAAATAAGCATTTCTTCCGAATGGAAGACCTGATGGATCTGAGCCGAGAAGCTTTAAACAAGTTTATGGGCGAGATCCATCCGATCGTAACCGCGACCGCTTTTAAGGGCACAGAACCGGAAACGAAACAGGTCCTATTGGAAAGGCTGGCACCAACGCTTGCCTCCTCCATCCGATTGGAAGAAGATTCTATGGGACCGGTTTCCCTTGCAGAGATTGAAACCGCTCAGAACGGACTACTTGAAATTTTTAAGGAATCCGTAGAATCAGGAAGAATCAAGTTCCGGAGAAAGAACTAA
- the fliF gene encoding flagellar basal-body MS-ring/collar protein FliF, which yields MPEQLQKILNNIKEFFNSLDTTKKLILGGVAITVVVALGLLTTVSSQKNKVILFQNLTAKDFAEVTKKLDSMGYSYSTGDTSIVSVDPEQRQEIITKLAQENLIPAGVQGWELFNVEKFTETQFDKDIKKYRALKGAIEQSLMTLRPVDKAFVNIAIPEDELFNSNASPVKASVILHFIPGVEGISKKEVKGIVNLVSRAVPKLKPENVVVADADGKIISDFEEDLEKERLELRVVQEKLRIQEEQRIQRLIDVRNTLRWFLGGEDRVDITRFEYMLNWDKESYKDNQVSPVIERPDDPNTPYSELKIVDGYSLKVSSKETSEQFTGRGFTPDGPAGTEPNLPPGYKDTDYQKADYKKTENINNFEFNRRVSEVQKQPWKIEKVNLSVVVDGQWTKKENADGTGYDRTYIPVSDDDIRTVRKNLEAAVGIDKARGDQISVISIAKDRTAQFAAEDEELRKQKAIRQMVIASLVIVLFLILTILIYRAIKKEIARRRRLREEELAAMQQMMREAALRVMDDGSAEVELSLDEKLRRELLENAINLAREKPEEVAQLLRTWLSEEEAT from the coding sequence ATGCCCGAGCAATTGCAAAAGATTCTGAACAATATCAAGGAGTTCTTCAACTCTTTAGATACTACAAAGAAACTGATTTTAGGTGGAGTGGCGATCACTGTGGTCGTTGCCTTAGGGCTTCTGACAACCGTTTCCTCTCAAAAGAATAAGGTTATTCTATTTCAAAACCTAACTGCGAAGGATTTCGCTGAGGTTACCAAAAAATTGGACTCCATGGGCTATTCGTATAGCACGGGAGACACAAGTATAGTAAGCGTGGATCCGGAACAAAGGCAAGAAATTATCACTAAACTTGCACAAGAGAACCTGATCCCTGCGGGTGTACAAGGCTGGGAACTCTTTAACGTGGAGAAATTCACCGAGACCCAGTTTGATAAGGACATCAAAAAGTATAGGGCCTTAAAAGGAGCCATCGAACAATCTTTGATGACCCTAAGACCTGTAGATAAAGCATTCGTGAACATCGCAATACCGGAAGATGAATTGTTCAACTCGAATGCTTCTCCAGTAAAAGCCTCAGTCATTTTACATTTTATCCCCGGAGTCGAAGGGATTTCCAAAAAAGAAGTGAAAGGTATCGTAAACTTGGTCTCCAGAGCGGTGCCTAAACTCAAACCGGAAAACGTAGTAGTCGCGGATGCGGACGGCAAGATCATCTCCGACTTCGAAGAAGACTTAGAAAAAGAAAGATTGGAACTTAGAGTTGTCCAAGAAAAATTGAGGATCCAAGAAGAACAAAGGATCCAACGATTAATCGACGTTAGAAACACTCTTCGTTGGTTCTTAGGCGGAGAAGACAGAGTAGACATCACTCGTTTTGAGTATATGTTGAACTGGGACAAGGAATCTTATAAAGATAACCAAGTTTCTCCAGTAATAGAAAGACCGGATGACCCGAATACTCCTTACTCCGAACTAAAAATCGTAGACGGATATAGTTTAAAAGTTTCCTCCAAAGAAACAAGCGAACAATTCACAGGAAGAGGATTCACTCCTGACGGACCTGCAGGAACAGAACCGAACCTTCCTCCCGGCTACAAAGACACTGACTATCAAAAAGCGGATTATAAAAAAACCGAGAATATCAATAACTTCGAATTCAACAGAAGAGTGAGCGAAGTTCAAAAACAACCTTGGAAGATCGAAAAAGTAAATCTCTCCGTGGTAGTTGACGGTCAGTGGACTAAAAAAGAAAACGCGGACGGAACTGGTTACGACAGAACTTATATCCCGGTTTCTGACGACGATATCAGAACCGTTCGTAAAAACTTAGAAGCAGCGGTAGGTATAGACAAAGCAAGAGGAGACCAAATCTCCGTAATCAGCATTGCTAAAGACCGCACAGCTCAGTTCGCTGCAGAAGACGAAGAATTAAGAAAACAGAAAGCGATCCGCCAAATGGTAATCGCATCTTTAGTCATAGTATTGTTCTTAATACTCACTATCCTCATCTACAGAGCGATCAAAAAAGAAATCGCAAGACGCCGCAGACTACGCGAAGAAGAACTCGCAGCAATGCAGCAGATGATGAGAGAAGCAGCTCTCCGAGTCATGGACGATGGAAGCGCAGAAGTAGAACTCTCTCTGGACGAAAAACTCAGAAGAGAACTTCTCGAAAACGCAATCAACCTGGCCAGGGAAAAACCGGAAGAAGTGGCACAACTTCTACGCACCTGGTTATCTGAAGAGGAAGCAACCTAA
- a CDS encoding TrmH family RNA methyltransferase: MKFTQEHSDFINLAEAIRLEEYFKTLISPEKVSKIQEVASFRTKYLTIVMEDIFQPYNASAPVRTSECLGLTEIHVVENRNSYKPNEGISLGAQKWIKINKYQKPNFDNTRHCISGLKEKGYRIIATSPHTLENSYELDTLPLDKPSAILFGSEEKGLSSYSMEEADVFLKLPMYGFTESYNISVTVAIVLSHLTFRLRKESPNWALTTEEQVHIRNSYYKKCLHNGNLVESDLLQRIRSEATRVQ, translated from the coding sequence ATGAAATTCACCCAAGAACATTCAGATTTTATAAATCTAGCGGAAGCGATCCGGTTAGAAGAATATTTTAAAACTTTAATATCACCGGAGAAGGTCTCTAAGATCCAAGAAGTTGCCTCATTTCGTACAAAGTACTTAACAATTGTAATGGAAGATATATTCCAACCTTATAATGCTAGCGCTCCTGTGCGAACTTCTGAATGTTTAGGTCTAACAGAGATCCATGTTGTAGAAAATAGAAATTCCTATAAACCTAATGAAGGAATTTCTCTGGGCGCTCAAAAATGGATCAAAATTAACAAATACCAAAAACCGAATTTCGATAATACTAGACATTGTATAAGCGGTTTAAAGGAGAAGGGTTACAGGATTATCGCGACTTCTCCGCATACATTAGAAAATTCTTACGAATTGGATACTTTGCCATTGGATAAACCAAGCGCCATCTTATTCGGATCGGAAGAAAAAGGATTATCTTCTTATTCAATGGAAGAAGCGGACGTATTCCTAAAACTTCCTATGTATGGTTTTACCGAAAGTTATAATATTTCAGTAACAGTTGCAATTGTACTTTCTCATCTAACATTTAGGCTGAGAAAAGAAAGCCCAAACTGGGCTTTAACGACGGAAGAACAGGTTCATATCCGTAATTCTTATTATAAAAAATGCCTTCATAACGGAAATCTTGTGGAATCTGATCTATTACAACGGATCAGATCCGAGGCCACAAGGGTCCAATAA
- a CDS encoding DUF4349 domain-containing protein produces the protein MEQFSGVSKFVKKFSLVFAGIFAFLFIIRLIYSYAVGPETNIVNQEQGSSINFDYGRKNYASEKFYAPQDKAPISASSQKYEKVAAVSSKTSEFDENEKKTRKMVDDTKGVIQYEQRSGLPGKRTLQLGIGVNPDKFDSMVESIQTIGVIDSISVNKTDKTNEYKNITATRISLEKSKAGLLSLKGRNGKIEELISLEKEILEIEGKIQDLGVKLGEFDQENEFCTIKFTLRETGAVSGGFITFLKKCKISLEWTIKYGLLFSFLYTFAAVGGWITWFFGVKILGYLKAKGIL, from the coding sequence ATGGAACAATTCAGCGGCGTTTCTAAGTTTGTTAAAAAGTTTTCACTCGTATTTGCGGGGATTTTTGCATTTTTATTTATAATCAGGCTTATCTATAGTTATGCGGTTGGTCCTGAAACAAATATTGTAAACCAAGAGCAAGGTTCTTCTATCAATTTCGATTATGGACGTAAGAACTATGCATCTGAAAAATTTTACGCTCCTCAGGATAAGGCACCTATTTCTGCATCTTCTCAAAAATATGAGAAGGTAGCGGCAGTTTCTTCCAAAACTTCCGAGTTTGATGAAAACGAAAAGAAAACCCGCAAGATGGTAGATGATACAAAAGGAGTTATCCAATACGAACAAAGATCCGGACTTCCGGGTAAAAGAACATTGCAGTTGGGTATAGGCGTAAACCCGGACAAATTTGATTCTATGGTAGAATCTATCCAAACCATAGGTGTTATAGATTCAATTTCTGTGAATAAAACGGACAAAACAAACGAATACAAAAACATCACTGCTACTCGAATCTCTTTGGAAAAATCCAAAGCAGGGCTTTTAAGTTTAAAAGGTAGAAACGGTAAAATAGAGGAGTTGATCTCCTTAGAAAAAGAAATTTTAGAGATAGAAGGTAAGATCCAAGACTTAGGAGTGAAGTTGGGCGAGTTCGATCAGGAGAACGAATTCTGCACGATCAAATTTACTTTAAGGGAAACAGGTGCTGTCTCCGGTGGATTTATTACTTTTTTAAAAAAATGTAAAATATCTTTAGAATGGACCATCAAATACGGACTATTATTCTCTTTTTTATATACGTTTGCTGCCGTAGGTGGATGGATCACTTGGTTTTTCGGAGTGAAAATTTTAGGTTATTTGAAAGCTAAAGGAATTCTTTAA
- a CDS encoding M23 family metallopeptidase — protein sequence MIRKICLLFTALSFGISAAPKSYGSLGSEVDFLDFGKVTVAPFSYSVSSSYDEEYGAFNLFDSNPKSYWYSSGENKPEWIIVDFGSKRLINSIEILVPMFRGKRAAEEYEIQVLHQENWKTIFKNDKVDLINQHNLPPIDASILRLYFPKKEEKSIVIGEFKILLNGTVLNSVSNRFTGYQYPVPDGLLPEKDYQLPGAPREYRNGIHKGLDIYYKREKIGPPRRLTFQDVLVSPADGTIIRADLDYSPMTLSEFQKYSALAQKNGVTYVEKDFGGRQVWIDHGNGVMTSFNHLSSIKRGIKPGAKVKSGDEIGNVGNSGLMGEAKGNDENIHLHFEIWVDGEYLGAGVPTNQMRKLLQFFFSKSNLN from the coding sequence ATGATCCGAAAAATCTGTCTTTTATTTACGGCTCTTTCTTTCGGCATATCTGCAGCACCTAAATCCTATGGATCCCTGGGTTCGGAAGTGGATTTTTTAGATTTCGGAAAAGTGACCGTGGCTCCTTTTTCCTATTCTGTATCTTCTTCTTACGATGAAGAATACGGAGCATTCAACCTATTCGATTCTAATCCTAAATCTTATTGGTATTCTTCCGGAGAGAATAAACCGGAATGGATCATTGTAGATTTCGGCTCTAAAAGATTGATCAATTCAATAGAAATACTTGTACCAATGTTTCGAGGCAAAAGAGCCGCAGAGGAATATGAGATCCAGGTTCTTCACCAAGAAAACTGGAAAACTATTTTTAAGAACGATAAAGTAGACCTGATCAATCAGCATAATCTTCCACCGATCGATGCATCCATTCTTAGATTATATTTTCCTAAAAAAGAAGAAAAAAGTATAGTGATCGGTGAATTTAAGATCCTACTGAATGGTACTGTTCTTAATTCGGTTTCCAATAGATTCACCGGATACCAATACCCTGTTCCGGATGGACTTCTTCCTGAAAAAGATTACCAACTCCCGGGAGCACCGAGAGAATATAGGAATGGGATCCACAAAGGATTGGATATTTATTATAAAAGAGAAAAGATAGGACCGCCTAGACGTTTGACCTTCCAGGATGTTTTGGTTTCTCCTGCTGATGGAACGATTATCCGTGCGGATCTAGATTATTCCCCTATGACACTTTCTGAATTCCAAAAATATTCCGCATTAGCCCAGAAAAACGGGGTCACTTATGTGGAAAAAGATTTCGGAGGCAGACAGGTTTGGATTGATCATGGAAACGGGGTGATGACCTCTTTTAATCATCTTTCTTCCATCAAAAGAGGGATCAAACCTGGTGCAAAAGTAAAATCAGGCGATGAGATAGGTAACGTAGGAAACTCAGGCCTCATGGGAGAAGCAAAAGGAAATGATGAAAACATCCATTTGCATTTCGAGATCTGGGTAGACGGAGAATATCTCGGAGCTGGAGTTCCTACAAATCAAATGAGAAAACTTTTACAATTTTTCTTTTCTAAATCGAATCTGAATTAA
- a CDS encoding N-acetylneuraminate synthase family protein, whose product MSFSKSFRLEEKWEIGPDSSPFIIAEIGLNHNADPELGKKTIQAAKKAGADAVKFQTYKTENFLDIKNPKAKVLVDIFQTYELSEKLHIEFQKTAKEEGLFFFSTPLDPGSVDLLVNLGVKALKIASGDIVNKQLLQKCAATGLPLFLSSGAAEGFEVIRALELLEAEKVKDLVLFHCVSLYPTPPKKANLQTLEYYKNIFNGPLGFSDHTAGSLAGALAVSLGANVLEKHFTLDKTLPGPDHTISVDPSELKTYVENARIAFQMRGEKKKIVQPQEAGGRFFGRRGLYADQNGNPISLRPDLSQEDKRYFDSWKLDEANSLVKQGKGPKPGESFLA is encoded by the coding sequence ATGTCTTTTTCGAAAAGTTTTCGTTTGGAAGAAAAATGGGAGATCGGTCCGGATTCTTCCCCGTTTATAATCGCTGAGATCGGATTGAATCATAACGCAGATCCGGAATTAGGAAAAAAGACCATCCAGGCAGCAAAAAAAGCCGGAGCCGATGCGGTAAAATTCCAGACCTATAAAACTGAAAATTTTTTAGATATTAAAAATCCTAAAGCGAAAGTTCTGGTGGATATTTTCCAGACTTACGAACTTTCGGAAAAACTGCATATTGAATTCCAAAAAACGGCAAAGGAAGAAGGTCTTTTTTTCTTCTCCACTCCTTTGGACCCGGGAAGTGTAGACCTTTTAGTAAACTTAGGAGTAAAAGCTCTTAAGATCGCAAGCGGAGATATCGTAAACAAACAACTTCTCCAAAAATGTGCAGCGACAGGACTTCCTTTATTTTTATCCAGCGGTGCCGCAGAAGGTTTCGAAGTCATTCGAGCATTAGAACTTCTAGAGGCGGAAAAAGTAAAAGATCTAGTATTATTCCATTGTGTTTCTCTTTACCCTACTCCTCCGAAAAAAGCAAATTTACAAACTTTAGAATATTATAAAAATATATTTAATGGTCCCCTAGGTTTTTCGGACCATACTGCGGGAAGTTTAGCGGGGGCATTGGCGGTATCACTCGGCGCGAACGTTCTAGAAAAACATTTCACTCTAGATAAAACACTCCCTGGCCCGGATCATACTATTTCGGTAGACCCGAGCGAGCTAAAAACGTATGTAGAAAACGCGAGGATTGCATTTCAGATGAGAGGGGAAAAGAAAAAGATAGTACAACCTCAGGAAGCAGGGGGAAGATTTTTCGGAAGAAGAGGATTATACGCAGACCAAAACGGAAATCCTATCTCACTTCGTCCTGACCTAAGCCAAGAAGATAAAAGATATTTTGATTCCTGGAAGTTAGATGAGGCAAATTCCCTCGTCAAACAAGGTAAAGGGCCAAAACCGGGAGAATCTTTCTTAGCTTAA
- a CDS encoding LTA synthase family protein, which yields MIRRLPANLRIILFYSFCFLILLTIFRFALLFIYFSKLGNSSISEVILSFLIGIRFDLCVISIVIGLSWILSSFHYPNRWKSYRYIWGILPIPLFLWMTGHLIGDTIYFGEADKHLGYEGFVFLGKDLLILIEAAIKNDTLKVILGLIGIFAGLPALIYLFIKYNGYQYSSENKTKELIQIPISIILLLLLFRGGVQPRPLRSTEAIHSENPFLNQLPLNGVFTTIMDLKSKSILPELQMSKEESIRIVQKEIDYPGAKFIDPEYPLLRETSETRKETPPNIVLILLESWTGKFLKPNGDGIVGGKELAPNFNSLVKEGRYFPRFFATGGRTVNGLMSVLTGIPDRPGITVVRTHQVLGNFGGLGSLLKTLGYSTYFVHGGDVGFDNMSFLFPHWGFDKIIGKEEIEKTGKYKSGAWGFYDGDVLEELHATISNAKQPFAAVSLTLTTHYPYQVPETGKNPYPETMKDSDYFNTYSYSDESIGKFMEKAKKSPYFQNTIFIFVADHTHHRDLNPFEDRNIPLLIYSPKYIKPGLDPKISSQLDVIPTILGLVGKKVQFSAFGKDLLSNSRESKTDGSYFAFSSVIGWIENEYALYRSTEGELREAYPMPWSEHKSKCGSIKETCDEYELKAKAFLNLSYELLNTNRIFPEK from the coding sequence ATGATAAGAAGGCTACCTGCAAACCTTAGGATAATTTTATTTTACTCTTTTTGTTTTTTGATCCTTTTAACTATTTTTAGATTCGCCCTACTCTTTATCTATTTTTCCAAATTAGGAAATTCCTCTATTAGCGAAGTAATCCTATCTTTTTTGATCGGAATACGTTTCGACCTTTGTGTGATCTCTATCGTAATAGGATTATCCTGGATCTTATCTTCTTTTCATTACCCGAATCGTTGGAAATCCTACAGATATATTTGGGGAATTCTACCCATTCCATTATTCTTATGGATGACCGGGCATTTAATAGGAGATACGATCTATTTCGGAGAAGCAGACAAACACCTAGGCTACGAAGGATTCGTATTTTTAGGAAAAGATCTACTCATTCTAATTGAAGCTGCAATCAAGAATGACACTTTAAAAGTGATCCTGGGACTGATCGGAATATTCGCAGGACTCCCGGCATTAATTTATCTTTTTATAAAGTACAACGGATACCAATATTCTTCTGAAAATAAGACCAAAGAATTGATACAGATCCCTATTTCTATAATCTTATTATTATTATTGTTTCGAGGAGGAGTCCAGCCAAGACCATTAAGATCCACAGAAGCGATCCATTCAGAAAATCCGTTCTTAAACCAGCTCCCTTTGAATGGAGTATTCACTACGATTATGGATCTAAAATCCAAATCGATTCTTCCCGAGTTACAAATGTCTAAAGAAGAATCGATCCGGATCGTACAAAAAGAGATCGATTATCCAGGTGCAAAGTTTATAGATCCTGAATATCCTCTCTTAAGAGAAACTTCAGAAACCAGAAAGGAAACTCCTCCGAATATAGTTCTCATTCTTTTAGAAAGCTGGACCGGGAAATTCTTGAAACCGAACGGAGACGGAATTGTAGGAGGAAAAGAACTCGCCCCTAATTTTAATTCTCTTGTAAAGGAAGGTAGATACTTTCCTAGATTTTTCGCGACCGGAGGAAGAACTGTAAACGGATTAATGTCCGTACTTACCGGAATTCCGGATCGTCCTGGTATCACAGTCGTACGTACACATCAGGTTTTAGGAAACTTCGGAGGGCTTGGGTCCTTGCTGAAAACCTTGGGATATTCCACATATTTCGTTCATGGTGGAGATGTAGGATTCGATAATATGAGTTTTCTTTTTCCTCATTGGGGTTTCGATAAGATCATAGGAAAAGAGGAAATCGAAAAAACAGGAAAATATAAATCGGGCGCCTGGGGATTTTATGATGGAGACGTATTAGAAGAACTTCATGCAACTATCTCGAATGCGAAACAACCTTTTGCAGCAGTCAGCCTGACTCTAACCACTCATTACCCTTACCAAGTTCCTGAAACAGGAAAAAATCCTTATCCGGAAACAATGAAGGATTCAGACTATTTCAATACTTACTCCTATTCGGACGAGTCTATCGGCAAATTTATGGAGAAGGCGAAAAAATCCCCGTATTTTCAGAATACCATCTTTATATTCGTGGCAGATCATACACATCATAGAGATCTAAATCCATTCGAAGATCGTAATATTCCACTTTTAATCTATTCTCCTAAGTATATAAAGCCTGGATTGGATCCGAAAATTTCTTCTCAACTGGATGTGATCCCGACTATCCTAGGACTTGTAGGTAAAAAGGTACAATTTTCTGCCTTCGGTAAGGACCTACTTTCTAATTCTAGAGAATCTAAAACCGACGGCTCTTATTTTGCGTTTTCCAGCGTGATCGGTTGGATCGAGAATGAATATGCTCTTTATCGATCCACGGAAGGCGAACTGAGAGAGGCTTATCCTATGCCTTGGAGCGAGCACAAGTCCAAGTGTGGATCTATCAAGGAAACCTGCGATGAATATGAGCTAAAAGCAAAGGCATTCTTGAATCTGAGCTATGAACTTTTGAATACGAATCGAATCTTCCCGGAAAAATAA